Proteins from one Maniola hyperantus chromosome 25, iAphHyp1.2, whole genome shotgun sequence genomic window:
- the LOC117994001 gene encoding uncharacterized protein, with protein sequence MTDRGKVVKKIIERLDTLAKSQFDSASDLMKISLTTEDLLYAVYKAGVSNVAYTLEESQTIGFLVAAALQGLGYQVSTLHNTFSSTSIDSVRIQRSGLQFFIDTFKDFSADSSETLEKTLKEFVEREDVDGLDERLRTAEFDPYCDDGELRSFKMVNWDADDIKQFKKEARTSQQEYCDLLGDREWDVIKNFNWTILRRKIGFGLYGSPSATPTDDNLNTGYTKEQLSVIEKIYEQLVENLYFRMNNIRFACIFVVMKDFDKRYTVPVFKAKRDVDDSSGCVYVDTGARKYYDWQDYLSNNTLQKCIYCYPTRGLYEYNKDNEVCVSFGTSPACNFISRVFSIFDTAATYVTYTATGVGVAALCTVPIAGPILAATAVAGVTTGAYGVTRSSYALYDRASHNQSIALTDAEARGCWLSIVGSSLGFAQGRMIASMTQTARLGEVMGKAGRIAFLVVQTGSLTVNGIGIIHGLAVLIDKSERNELTTLEVFQFSASVLFFTNAAMNLKTASAIIKEVQHDVIDGHRQGLSKDAKKLFNKQTGKLRGPDEMHGNAKVVKQLNHIENSKDLYEMMSDKNVASHKVKLTPDGFQGMLEVNKNLKLHPLKLLEIPPASREAIYDLSNKFASGTLTKHEFHKEIGTYCNKHQIKFESMREETMKKLCQIYGKEKVNDIVVGGKKIFGNATPHEIDRLRVVLENTARNDKTIIDMATEFAKTRGCTTTKDFLIYTEYFVADLNDTVKSYEEGYQKKLTASKQQLGKAFNQAKFDREYGMGRGIGRVDFHRQRALDQFKNPEGYKALNRRYETLKSKVAPVNQNCQPGFFGDDAATYHYLKHYDDFKAMGELTIEQYFKLAEEVVGNPTNQTNAMLSQDGSCVMITYFEPQDGVRAVKIDRQGGSGIATVMYQKVMYK encoded by the exons ATGACGGATCGTGGCAAAGTTGTTAAGAAGATCATTGAAAGATTGGATACTTTAGCAAAGAGCCAATTTGACAGTGCTTCAGATTTGATGAAGATCTCACTAACCACCGAGGATCTTTTGTATGCTGTTTACAAAGCAGGAGTATCGAACGTAGCTTACACTCTCGAAGAAAGTCAAACCATTGGCTTTTTAGTAGCGGCAGCGCTGCAGGGCTTGGGCTACCAGGTGTCTACTCTACACAACACGTTTTCCTCTACGAGCATAGATTCAGTGAGGATCCAGCGATCTGGCCTTCAATTCTTCATCGATACATTCAAAGACTTTTCTGCTGACTCGTCGGAAACTTTGGAGAAAACTCTTAAAGAATTTGTAGAGCGTGAAGACGTCGACGGTCTAGACGAGCGTCTCAGAACCGCTGAATTCGATCCGTATTGTGACGACGGCGAGCTAAG ATCCTTCAAAATGGTGAATTGGGATGCTGACGATATTAAGCAATTCAAAAAGGAAGCCCGGACTTCGCAGCAAGAATACTGCGACCTGCTCGGTGACAGAGAATGGGACGTGATCAAGAATTTTAATTGGACCATATTGCGCAGGAAGATCGGTTTCGGCTTGTACGGGTCGCCCAGCGCCACGCCGACTGACGACAACCTAAACACAGGATACACTAAAGAACAATTGAGTGTTATAGAAAAAATATACGAGCAACTGGTCGAGAATTTGTACTTCAGAATGAACAATATCCGCTTTGCTTGCATTTTCGTGGTCATGAAGGATTTCGACAAACGCTACACCGTTCCGGTGTTCAAAGCCAAGCGAGACGTCGATGACTCGTCCGGATGTGTTTATGTGGATACAGGCGCTCGAAAATATTACGACTGGCAAGATTACTTGAGCAACAACACTCTTCAAAAGTGCATATACTGCTATCCAACGCGTGGGTTGTATGAATACAACAAGGATAATGAAGTCTGCGTTAGTTTTGGTACTTCTCCGGCCTGCAACTTTATAAGTAGAGTTTTCAGCATCTTCGACACGGCTGCCACTTACGTGACATACACCGCGACGGGAGTGGGAGTGGCAGCACTCTGCACGGTGCCCATCGCAGGGCCGATCTTGGCGGCGACCGCAGTCGCTGGAGTGACCACGGGAGCTTATGGAGTCACCAGGAGTTCATATGCTTTGTACGATCGTGCTTCTCACAACCAAAGTATCGCTTTGACGGACGCTGAAGCTAGAGGATGTTGGTTGTCAATCGTGGGATCGAGCCTGGGCTTCGCTCAGGGCCGGATGATCGCATCTATGACACAAACTGCAAGACTCGGCGAAGTGATGGGCAAAGCCGGCCGCATCGCGTTCCTGGTGGTCCAGACCGGCAGTTTGACGGTCAACGGGATAGGCATCATACACGGCCTCGCAGTTCTCATCGACAAAAGTGAACGAAACGAGCTTACGACTTTAGAGGTGTTCCAATTCAGCGCATCGGTTCTTTTCTTCACGAATGCAGCTATGAACTTAAAAACTGCCAGCGCTATCATTAAAGAAGTTCAGCATGACGTAATCGACGGTCACAGACAGGGCCTCAGCAAAGATGCAAAGAAGCTATTCAACAAACAAACGGGAAAGCTGCGCGGCCCTGACGAAATGCATGGCAACGCAAAGGTTGTGAAGCAGCTGAATCACATTGAAAATTCTAAGGACCTCTACGAGATGATGTCCGACAAGAACGTTGCGAGCCACAAG GTAAAACTGACACCTGATGGGTTCCAAGGAATGCTAGAAGTCAATAAGAACCTTAAATTACATCCTCTCAAACTACTTGAGATCCCTCCCGCATCACGGGAAGCCATATATGATTTATCTAATAAATTTGCCAGCGGAACCCTCACTAAACATGAGTTTCATAAGGAAATAGGAACTTATTGCAACAAGCACCAAATCAAATTCGAGTCCATGAGAGAAGAAACCATGAAGAAACTTTGTCAGATCTATGGAAAAGAAAAAGTAAATGACATTGTTGTCGGAGGGAAGAAAATATTCGGCAATGCCACGCCACATGAAATAGACCGCTTGCGGGTCGTCCTGGAGAATACCGCCAGGAATGACAAAACGATCATAGATATGGCGACAGAGTTCGCAAAAACAAGAGGCTGCACCACCACCAAGGACTTCCTCATATACACCGAGTATTTTGTAGCAGACCTCAACGATACTGTTAAGTCATACGAAGAAGgttaccaaaaaaaattaacagcCTCGAAGCAGCAACTCGGAAAGGCTTTCAATCAAGCCAAGTTCGACCGAGAGTACGGCATGGGGAGAGGCATAGGAAGGGTGGATTTCCATAGACAGAGAGCTCTGGATCAATTCAAGAACCCCGAGGGATACAAAGCCTTGAACAGGCGATACGAAACTTTGAAATCTAAAGTCGCTCCTGTGAACCAGAATTGCCAACCGGGTTTCTTCGGCGATGACGCTGCGACTTACCATTACTTGAAGCACTACGACGATTTCAAAGCTATGGGAGAGCTCACGATCGAGCAGTATTTCAAGCTGGCCGAAGAGGTCGTGGGGAACCCGACGAATCAAACCAACGCGATGCTGAGCCAGGACGGCAGCTGCGTCATGATCACGTACTTCGAGCCACAAGACGGAGTTCGTGCGGTCAAGATCGACCGGCAGGGTGGCTCTGGGATCGCTACAGTCATGTaccagaaagtaatgtacaagtaa